GCCGCGGGTGAAAGCCGACGGCACCGGCGTCGACCTCGCCAATGTGAAGATGTCGATGAACCCGTTCGACGAAATCTCGGTCGAAGAAGCGATCCGGCTGAAGGAAAAGGGCGTCGCGACCGAAGTCGTCGCCGTCTCCGTCGGCCCGGCGAAGGCGCAGGAAACGCTGCGCACCGCACTCGCGATGGGCGCCGACCGCGCGATCCTCGTCCAGACCGACGATGCCGTCGAGCCGCTGGCGCTCGCGAAAATCTTCAAAGCCATCGCCGACGCCGAACAGCCGGGTCTGGTGATCCTCGGCAAGCAGGCGATCGACGACGACAACAACCAGACCGGCCAGATGCTTGCCGCGCTGACCGGCTGGGCGCAGGGCACCTTCGCCAGCGCGGTGAACGTCGAGGGCGACAGCGTCAATGTGACGCGCGAAGTCGACGGCGGCCTCGAGACGGTGAAGCTGAAGCTTCCCGCGATCGTCACCACAGACCTTCGCCTGAACGAGCCGCGCTATGCGTCGCTGCCGAACATCATGAAGGCGAAGTCGAAGCCGCTCGATACCAAGTCGCCCGCCGACTACGGCGTCGACACCGCGCCGCGCGTCAAGACGGTCAAGGTTTCGGAACCGCCCGTCCGCTCGGCCGGCGTCAAGGTCGCCGATGTCGATGAACTGGTTGCCAAGCTGAAGGCGATGGGAGTGCATTCATGAAAACGCTCGTTTGGGTCGAACATGACGGCAGCGCCGTCAAGGATGCCACGCTCGCCGCGGTGACCGCCGCCGCGAAGCTTGGCGAAGTCCATCTGCTCGTCGCCGGTGAAGGCGTCGATGGCGTAGCAAAGGCCGCGTCGGAAATCGCCGGTGTCGGCAAGGTGCATGTCGCCGATGGTGCCGCCTTCGGTCACAACCTGCCCGAAAATGTCGCGCCGCTCG
This DNA window, taken from Sphingopyxis sp. PAMC25046, encodes the following:
- a CDS encoding electron transfer flavoprotein subunit beta/FixA family protein, which codes for MKILVPVKRVLDYNVKPRVKADGTGVDLANVKMSMNPFDEISVEEAIRLKEKGVATEVVAVSVGPAKAQETLRTALAMGADRAILVQTDDAVEPLALAKIFKAIADAEQPGLVILGKQAIDDDNNQTGQMLAALTGWAQGTFASAVNVEGDSVNVTREVDGGLETVKLKLPAIVTTDLRLNEPRYASLPNIMKAKSKPLDTKSPADYGVDTAPRVKTVKVSEPPVRSAGVKVADVDELVAKLKAMGVHS